Proteins co-encoded in one Gossypium arboreum isolate Shixiya-1 chromosome 11, ASM2569848v2, whole genome shotgun sequence genomic window:
- the LOC108457431 gene encoding uncharacterized protein LOC108457431, translated as MELFYFVVFGALGAVVAALELSKNSKDRINTSSAFNSFKNNYLVVYSLMMAGDWLQGPYVYYLYSTYGFGKGEIGQLFIAGFGSSMLFGTIVGSLADKQGRRRACVTYCITYMLSCITKHSPQYKILMVGRVLGGIATSLLFSAFESWLVAEHNKRGFEQQWLSLTFSKAIFLGNGLVAILAGLFGNVLVDSLSLGPVAPFDAAAIFLAIGMAIILSSWTENFGDPSENKDLLTQFRGAAVAIASDEKIALLGAIQSLFEGSMYTFVFLWTPALSPNEEEIPHGFIFATFMLASMLGSSLASRLMARSSPRVESYMQIVFVISSASLTLPIITNFLVAPSKVKGGSISFAGCLQLLGFCTFEACVGIFWPSIMKMRSQYIPEEARSTIMNFFRIPLNIFVCIVLYNVDAFPITVMFGMCSIFLLVASILQRRLMAISDKPKMENWTAMKERDPEAEALND; from the exons ATGGAGCTGTTCTACTTCGTGGTGTTCGGGGCATTGGGAGCGGTGGTGGCAGCATTAGAGCTAAGCAAGAACAGCAAAGATCGAATCAACACATCCTctgctttcaattccttcaagaACAATTATCTTGTCGTTTATTCTCTCATGATGG CTGGAGACTGGCTGCAGGGTCCGTATGTTTACTATCTTTACAGTACATATGGGTTCGGAAAAGGTGAAATTGGACAACTTTTTATTGCCGGTTTTGGGTCCTCTATGTTGTTCGGGACAATTGTCGGATCTTTAGCAGACAAACA GGGCCGAAGGAGGGCTTGTGTTACTTACTGCATAACTTACATGCTTAGTTGCATAACGAAACATTCTCCTCAATACAAAATTTTGATGGTAGGTCGGGTTCTGGGAGGTATCGCCACTTCTCTTCTCTTTTCGGCATTCGAGTCATGGCTTGTTGCAGAACATAATAAA AGGGGCTTCGAGCAACAATGGTTATCTTTAACATTTTCAAAGGCAATATTTCTTGGTAATGGTCTTGTTGCCATTTTGGCTGGGTTGTTTGGAAACGTGCTCGTTGATTCATTATCCCTTGGACCTGTGGCTCCTTTTGATGCTGCTGCGATCTTTCTTGCCATTGGGATGGCCATTATTTTATCATCATGGACCGAAAATTTCGGAGATCCTTCAGAAAATAAGGACTTGCTGACCCAGTTCAGGGGCGCTGCTGTAGCAATAGCTTCGG ATGAAAAAATTGCTTTGCTGGGTGCAATACAGTCTCTGTTCGAAGGTTCAATGTACACATTTGTGTTCCTTTGGACACCTGCTTTGAGCCCCAACGAAGAAGAGATCCCTCACGGTTTCATTTTCGCCACTTTCATGTTGGCTTCGATGTTGGGAAGCTCCCTTGCATCTCGTTTGATGGCTCGATCATCACCTAGGGTAGAAAGCTACATGCAAATCGTTTTTGTGATTTCCTCAGCCTCTCTCACGCTTCCGATTATAACCAAT TTCTTGGTAGCACCTTCGAAAGTGAAAGGCGGAAGCATCTCATTCGCAGGTTGTCTTCAACTTCTTGGTTTCTGTACTTTTGAAGCTTGCGTAGGGATATTCTGGCCATCCATTATGAAAATGAGATCCCAATACATCCCGGAGGAGGCTCGGAGCACCATCATGAACTTTTTCCGCATTCCTCTCAACATCTTCGTCTGCATTGTGCTATACAAT GTCGACGCATTCCCCATCACCGTTATGTTCGGTATGTGCTCGATTTTTCTCCTTGTTGCATCCATCTTGCAAAGACGGCTGATGGCAATTTCAGACAAACCAA aGATGGAAAATTGGACAGCAATGAAGGAAAGGGACCCTGAAGCTGAAGCATTAAATGATTGA